Proteins encoded within one genomic window of Brenneria nigrifluens DSM 30175 = ATCC 13028:
- a CDS encoding helix-turn-helix domain-containing protein, giving the protein MELTSYSSHQNGFRCASRIQELAQHSQLLTDWSLRYDQISQGRFEGNIQEAWLDGVQFYEERLSQSVFQSGEAREGTLCLGVFNVLSGETRWMGKNLTTQDVTWSYKRGELMLQTPEYSSLQVLSIPLSLLPDIIDELPHAVYAVRNDALASRIRQQITAMLHSMIEHPLQMAEKQARLQFKSDIRGLAFSFFDVIGKQPPSVKHSRQKAQRVVAKAQEALMENRDRPLTMDELCLMTHTSRRTLQNCFETVTGQSPAVFLKNMRLNGVKRMLVVGNKDANISEIASKWGFWHLSQFTVDYKRLFGELPSMTLKAIRHLN; this is encoded by the coding sequence ATGGAACTCACTTCTTATTCAAGTCACCAGAATGGTTTCCGCTGCGCCTCACGCATTCAAGAACTGGCTCAGCACAGTCAACTCCTTACCGACTGGTCATTACGCTATGACCAAATTTCCCAGGGCCGTTTTGAAGGAAACATTCAGGAAGCCTGGCTGGACGGCGTGCAATTTTACGAAGAGCGGCTGTCCCAATCGGTGTTTCAAAGCGGTGAGGCCCGCGAGGGAACGCTCTGCCTCGGCGTGTTTAATGTCTTATCCGGCGAAACGCGCTGGATGGGTAAAAACCTGACCACTCAGGATGTGACCTGGTCTTACAAGCGCGGTGAACTGATGCTGCAAACGCCAGAGTACTCTTCATTGCAGGTATTAAGTATCCCGCTTTCCCTACTCCCGGACATAATCGATGAATTACCGCATGCCGTTTATGCCGTCAGAAACGATGCGTTGGCGTCACGCATCAGACAACAGATAACGGCAATGCTCCACAGCATGATAGAGCATCCGCTGCAGATGGCGGAAAAGCAGGCCAGACTCCAGTTCAAGAGCGACATAAGAGGATTGGCGTTCTCCTTTTTTGACGTGATCGGTAAACAGCCCCCTTCGGTAAAACATTCACGCCAGAAAGCGCAGCGCGTGGTGGCCAAAGCGCAGGAAGCGCTGATGGAAAACCGGGATCGTCCGCTGACCATGGATGAGTTATGCCTGATGACGCACACTTCCCGCCGGACGTTACAGAACTGCTTTGAGACCGTGACCGGACAAAGCCCGGCGGTTTTTCTCAAAAATATGCGGCTAAACGGTGTAAAAAGGATGCTGGTCGTCGGCAATAAAGACGCAAACATCAGCGAAATCGCCTCAAAATGGGGATTCTGGCACCTATCTCAGTTCACCGTCGATTATAAGCGCCTGTTTGGTGAGCTGCCCTCCATGACGCTCAAAGCCATTCGTCACCTTAACTGA
- a CDS encoding DUF3053 domain-containing protein produces MKGLMEYRSRWLLPALMFFMALQLAGCGDSEAEQRRAFTDFLQSVQLQQDGKLPALTEEQKKSFGPFINDYAVLTTFSQQVNQAVAGSLKPLLEQVSRIRIPRDYLSQRDNLRQSIGAMNLLGQQVQAAKAQADNARRALKQPEELQVVYERLYARTVTQPTNALLPLVPSAIAFAQSLIQVGDYLEAQGDRVVFAEATVQFHTPEQVAQYNGMVANLPIQQRNLMTALKGVNGVLHP; encoded by the coding sequence ATGAAAGGATTGATGGAATATCGTTCACGCTGGCTGCTGCCGGCACTGATGTTTTTTATGGCGTTACAACTGGCTGGCTGCGGTGACTCCGAGGCCGAACAACGCCGGGCATTTACCGATTTTCTGCAAAGCGTCCAACTGCAACAGGATGGGAAATTACCGGCGCTGACCGAAGAGCAAAAGAAGAGCTTCGGCCCTTTTATCAATGACTACGCGGTATTGACCACCTTTTCCCAGCAGGTGAATCAAGCGGTGGCGGGGAGCTTGAAGCCCCTGCTGGAGCAGGTCTCCCGTATTCGCATCCCGCGGGATTATCTGTCGCAGCGCGACAATCTGCGACAATCCATCGGGGCGATGAATCTGCTGGGGCAGCAGGTTCAGGCCGCAAAGGCCCAGGCGGATAATGCCCGCCGCGCGCTCAAACAGCCGGAAGAATTACAGGTCGTCTATGAACGGCTGTATGCGCGGACCGTCACGCAGCCGACCAATGCATTGCTGCCGCTCGTCCCCAGCGCCATCGCCTTTGCGCAAAGCCTGATTCAGGTGGGGGATTACCTTGAGGCCCAGGGCGATCGGGTGGTGTTCGCCGAAGCAACGGTGCAGTTTCATACGCCCGAGCAGGTGGCGCAATACAACGGCATGGTTGCCAACCTGCCGATTCAGCAACGGAATTTAATGACTGCGCTGAAAGGAGTGAACGGCGTGCTCCATCCCTAA
- a CDS encoding PTS mannitol transporter subunit IICBA, producing the protein MLSPDIKIKVQNFGRFLSNMVMPNIGAFIAWGIITALFIPTGWIPNETLAKLVGPMISYLLPLLIGYTGGRLVFGERGGVVGAITTMGVIAGADIPMFMGAMIVGPLGGWAIKRFDGLVDGKIKSGFEMLVNNFSAGIIGMLLAILSFLAIGPLVEVFSQVLAAGVKIMVQNSLLPLTSVFVEPAKILFLNNAINHGIFSPLGIQQATETGKSIFFLIEANPGPGMGVLMAYMFFGRGNAKESAPGAAIIHFFGGIHEIYFPYVLMNPRLIIAVILGGMTGVFTLSLLGGGLISPASPGSILAVLAMTPKGAYFANVVAIAAAFTVSFIVSAILLKSGKNKDEEDIGEATRRVQDMKATSKGQNRTDGGVSGDLSTVRKIIVACDAGMGSSAMGAGVLRKKVQDAGLSNISVTNNAINNLPDDVDLVITHRDLTERALRHAPQAQHISLTNFLDSQLYGDLVARLVAAQGSASQGPKAAAAKPDVAGEGATLFQLGADNIFLNQHAATKEQAIRFAGEQLVQGGFVKPEYVDAMLEREKLTSTYLGESIAVPHGTIEAKDQVLKTGVVFCQYPDGVRFGEDEDDIARLVIGIAARNNEHIQVITSLTNALDDEAVIERLTHTQDAQEVLDLLSGKKNA; encoded by the coding sequence ATGCTTTCACCAGATATCAAGATCAAAGTTCAGAACTTTGGTCGCTTTCTGAGCAACATGGTGATGCCCAATATCGGCGCATTTATCGCCTGGGGTATCATTACCGCACTGTTTATACCTACGGGCTGGATCCCCAACGAGACGCTGGCGAAACTCGTCGGGCCGATGATTAGCTATCTGCTGCCGCTGCTGATCGGCTATACCGGCGGTCGCCTGGTGTTTGGCGAACGCGGCGGCGTGGTCGGGGCGATCACCACTATGGGGGTGATCGCCGGAGCGGATATTCCGATGTTCATGGGGGCGATGATTGTCGGCCCGTTGGGCGGCTGGGCGATTAAACGTTTCGACGGCCTGGTTGACGGCAAAATCAAAAGCGGTTTTGAAATGCTGGTCAACAACTTCTCCGCGGGCATCATCGGTATGTTGCTGGCGATCCTGTCGTTCCTGGCCATCGGTCCGCTGGTCGAAGTCTTTTCCCAGGTTCTGGCCGCCGGCGTCAAGATCATGGTGCAGAATAGCCTGCTGCCGTTGACCTCTGTTTTCGTCGAACCGGCAAAAATTCTGTTCCTGAATAATGCCATCAACCACGGTATCTTCTCGCCGCTGGGTATTCAGCAGGCGACGGAGACCGGGAAATCCATCTTCTTCCTGATTGAGGCTAACCCAGGCCCCGGTATGGGCGTACTGATGGCCTATATGTTCTTTGGCCGCGGCAATGCGAAGGAGTCCGCTCCGGGGGCGGCGATTATCCACTTCTTCGGCGGGATCCACGAAATTTATTTCCCTTATGTGCTGATGAATCCGCGGCTGATTATAGCGGTGATCCTGGGCGGGATGACCGGCGTATTCACGCTGAGCCTGCTGGGCGGCGGCCTGATCTCTCCGGCGTCGCCGGGTTCTATTCTGGCGGTATTGGCCATGACGCCGAAAGGCGCCTATTTCGCCAACGTGGTGGCGATTGCGGCGGCCTTCACGGTTTCCTTCATCGTTTCCGCCATTCTGCTGAAAAGCGGCAAAAACAAGGACGAGGAAGATATTGGCGAGGCCACCCGCCGGGTGCAGGATATGAAAGCGACCTCCAAGGGCCAAAACCGCACCGATGGCGGCGTTAGCGGCGACCTGAGCACGGTACGTAAAATCATCGTCGCCTGCGATGCCGGCATGGGTTCCAGCGCCATGGGGGCCGGGGTGCTGCGCAAAAAAGTGCAGGATGCCGGGCTGAGCAATATTTCGGTGACCAACAACGCCATCAACAACCTGCCGGACGATGTCGATCTGGTGATCACCCACCGCGATCTCACCGAACGCGCCCTGCGCCATGCGCCGCAGGCGCAGCATATCTCGCTGACCAATTTCCTTGACAGCCAGCTGTATGGCGATCTGGTGGCGCGTCTGGTCGCCGCGCAAGGCAGCGCCTCTCAGGGGCCGAAAGCCGCGGCAGCCAAACCGGATGTCGCCGGCGAAGGGGCAACGCTGTTTCAGCTTGGCGCTGACAACATCTTCCTTAACCAACATGCCGCCACCAAAGAGCAGGCCATCCGTTTTGCCGGCGAGCAGCTGGTGCAGGGCGGCTTCGTCAAGCCGGAATACGTGGATGCCATGCTGGAGCGTGAAAAACTGACTTCCACCTATCTGGGCGAATCCATTGCGGTGCCGCACGGCACCATCGAAGCGAAAGACCAGGTACTGAAAACCGGCGTGGTGTTCTGCCAGTACCCCGACGGCGTGCGCTTTGGCGAGGATGAGGATGACATCGCGCGTTTGGTTATCGGTATCGCCGCCCGTAATAACGAGCACATTCAGGTAATTACCAGCCTGACCAATGCGCTGGATGATGAAGCGGTGATTGAACGTCTGACGCATACCCAGGACGCGCAGGAAGTGCTTGACCTGCTGTCCGGTAAAAAGAACGCCTGA
- a CDS encoding mannitol-1-phosphate 5-dehydrogenase, translating into MKALHFGAGNIGRGFIGKLLADANIELTFADVSQPLLEALNSRKSYQVRIVGEQTQTENVSNVSAVHSGSQEAVALIADVDLVTTAVGPQILEMIAGTIAQGLVQRQDNGNARPLNIIACENMVRGTSQLKQHVLKLLPQDKLEWVAEHVGFVDSAVDRIVPPSEAGSSDVLAVTVETFSEWIVDRTQFNGEPPVIPGMELTDSLMAFVERKLFTLNTGHAITAYLGRQAAHQTIRDAILDPQVRAVVKGAMEESGAVLIKRYGFDADKHAAYIDKILGRFENPYLHDDVERVGRQPLRKLSAGDRLIKPLLGTLEYQLPHDNLIIGIAAAMHYRSEQDPQAQELAALLQKVGPQAALAQISGLDADSKVVAQAVNVYNAMR; encoded by the coding sequence ATGAAAGCATTACATTTCGGTGCCGGTAATATCGGCCGTGGATTTATCGGCAAGCTGTTGGCCGACGCCAATATAGAACTGACGTTCGCCGACGTCAGCCAGCCGCTGCTGGAGGCGTTGAATAGTCGCAAAAGCTATCAGGTGCGTATTGTGGGAGAGCAAACGCAGACCGAAAACGTCAGTAACGTGAGCGCGGTTCACAGCGGCAGCCAGGAAGCGGTGGCGCTGATCGCCGACGTCGATCTGGTCACCACGGCCGTCGGGCCGCAGATTCTGGAAATGATTGCCGGGACCATCGCCCAGGGGCTGGTGCAACGTCAGGATAACGGCAATGCGCGGCCGTTGAATATTATCGCCTGTGAAAATATGGTGCGCGGCACCAGCCAGCTTAAGCAGCATGTGCTGAAACTGCTGCCGCAAGATAAGCTGGAGTGGGTGGCGGAGCATGTGGGATTCGTCGATTCCGCGGTCGACCGTATCGTGCCGCCTTCCGAGGCCGGCAGCAGCGATGTGCTGGCGGTGACGGTGGAAACCTTCAGCGAATGGATTGTCGACCGGACCCAGTTCAACGGCGAGCCGCCGGTCATCCCCGGTATGGAATTGACCGATAGCCTGATGGCGTTTGTCGAGCGTAAGCTGTTTACGCTGAACACCGGTCATGCCATTACCGCCTATCTGGGCCGGCAGGCCGCACATCAGACCATCCGCGACGCCATTCTCGATCCGCAGGTGCGCGCCGTGGTTAAAGGGGCGATGGAAGAGAGCGGCGCGGTGCTGATTAAACGCTACGGTTTTGACGCCGATAAACACGCCGCCTATATCGATAAGATTCTTGGCCGTTTTGAAAATCCCTACCTGCACGATGACGTGGAACGCGTGGGGCGCCAGCCGCTGCGCAAGCTGAGCGCCGGCGACCGGCTGATTAAGCCGCTGCTGGGTACGCTGGAATATCAACTGCCGCATGACAACCTGATTATCGGTATCGCGGCGGCGATGCATTACCGCAGCGAGCAGGATCCGCAGGCGCAGGAACTGGCCGCGCTGCTGCAAAAAGTGGGGCCGCAGGCCGCGCTGGCGCAGATTTCCGGTCTGGACGCCGACAGTAAGGTTGTCGCGCAGGCGGTGAATGTGTATAACGCCATGCGGTGA
- a CDS encoding MltR family transcriptional regulator, with protein MEKTQAFENRVLEALNAATTVRSFMLRAVELLAEAAGILMLQVFRKDDYAVKYAVEPLMTGSGPLGDLSVRLKLIYGLGIISRKEYEDAELLMALGEELTHDEHDYRFTDDEILGPIGELHCVSALPAEPPLPADGDSEDRLLIGMRQQRYQQMVRSTLVLSLTELISQISLKKAF; from the coding sequence ATGGAAAAAACACAGGCGTTTGAAAACCGGGTGCTGGAAGCGCTGAATGCGGCGACGACGGTGCGCAGCTTTATGCTGCGGGCCGTTGAGCTGTTGGCCGAAGCGGCCGGCATCCTGATGTTGCAGGTGTTTCGCAAGGACGACTATGCGGTAAAATATGCGGTTGAGCCGCTGATGACGGGAAGCGGTCCGCTGGGCGATCTTTCCGTGCGTCTCAAGCTGATTTACGGATTGGGGATAATCAGCCGTAAAGAGTATGAGGATGCCGAATTGCTGATGGCGCTGGGTGAAGAACTGACGCACGACGAGCATGATTACCGCTTTACCGATGATGAAATTCTCGGTCCGATTGGCGAATTGCACTGCGTCAGCGCGCTGCCCGCCGAGCCGCCCCTGCCCGCTGACGGCGACTCGGAGGATCGGTTGCTGATCGGTATGCGGCAACAGCGTTATCAGCAGATGGTTCGCTCCACGCTGGTGCTTTCGCTCACGGAGCTGATTTCCCAAATCAGCTTGAAAAAAGCCTTTTGA
- a CDS encoding YibL family ribosome-associated protein — protein MKEQEKAEIKRLSDQLDKLNRKQVTLLEQGDAEAITLNQEACGKLAAEIERLRNVREQKLSLEAQKLARLPFSRAISKKEQANLGALKKSVRGLVVVHPMTALGREMGLKEMTGYAPKPF, from the coding sequence ATGAAAGAGCAGGAAAAAGCAGAAATAAAACGCCTCAGCGATCAGTTGGATAAGTTGAACCGTAAGCAGGTTACGCTGCTGGAACAAGGGGATGCGGAAGCGATAACCCTTAATCAGGAAGCATGCGGGAAGCTGGCGGCGGAAATTGAGCGTCTGCGCAATGTCAGAGAGCAGAAGCTCAGCCTGGAAGCGCAAAAGCTGGCCCGTCTGCCGTTTAGCCGCGCCATCAGCAAAAAAGAGCAGGCCAATCTGGGCGCGTTGAAGAAAAGCGTACGCGGATTGGTGGTGGTGCACCCCATGACGGCGCTGGGGCGTGAAATGGGCCTGAAAGAGATGACGGGCTACGCGCCAAAACCCTTTTAG
- a CDS encoding methyl-accepting chemotaxis protein, producing the protein MAIKFENINVGKKLGLGFFLIIMMTVIIAGAGVMHIEELKESIDKVNLSSSINNEINQAKYYRVRYSATYSPEDIKQNITHIENINKYVSEAKGWNWPEKAREQFAHIETVIAEYQQRQKNYVDAIHKKDDVRKSWNISETEKPLKELGDQLNADGYNLSLQLLLADLNLKLTAVRYHVRGLLLSRDKESADELAAAIDDAQTSLTTLYQSLPAEQQAILAPVLSTMNSYEERAMAYMPAYQEELAQARQMATSADELNAIIQSLLQDQLQFTQQDIRASEIQMGVTALITLILGLLISWFISRQITTPLNTTLDMAERIATGDLTMTVETTRRDELGQLIRAMAKMNANLHNMIDEIRVGVSQIFTAAGEIVAGNTDLSSRTEQQAAAVEQTAASMEQLTATVKQNADNAHHANTLVIGASQTAKQGGEQVNNVVKTMNDIEHSSRRIAEITSVINGIAFQTNILALNAAVEAARAGEQGRGFAVVAGEVRNLAQRSSQAAKEIEGLIAETVSQIGHGATLVGNAGKTIHDVVTSVTQVHDIMGEIATASDEQSRGITQISQAIVEMDSTTQQNAALVQQSSAAADSLEEQATLLKQAVSVFRLATSQDDTTPAGIAFSRSSPQLGYKK; encoded by the coding sequence ATGGCTATAAAATTTGAAAATATCAACGTCGGTAAGAAATTAGGCTTAGGCTTCTTCCTGATCATAATGATGACGGTAATTATTGCCGGCGCAGGCGTTATGCATATTGAAGAATTAAAAGAAAGTATTGATAAAGTCAATTTAAGCAGCAGTATCAATAATGAAATTAACCAGGCAAAATATTATCGGGTACGCTATAGCGCCACATACTCCCCGGAAGATATAAAGCAAAATATTACCCATATTGAGAATATCAATAAGTATGTATCTGAAGCCAAAGGCTGGAACTGGCCGGAAAAAGCCAGAGAACAATTCGCCCATATCGAAACCGTTATCGCCGAATATCAGCAACGGCAGAAAAACTACGTTGATGCCATTCACAAAAAGGACGACGTCAGGAAAAGCTGGAATATTTCCGAAACGGAAAAACCATTAAAAGAACTGGGCGATCAATTAAACGCCGACGGTTATAATCTGTCGCTTCAGTTGCTGCTTGCCGATCTGAACCTGAAACTGACGGCGGTTCGTTATCATGTCCGCGGCCTGTTGTTATCCCGGGACAAAGAATCCGCGGATGAACTCGCCGCCGCCATTGACGATGCGCAAACCTCGCTGACGACGCTTTACCAGAGCCTGCCCGCCGAACAACAGGCGATACTCGCGCCGGTCCTGAGCACCATGAACAGCTATGAAGAGCGGGCCATGGCTTATATGCCGGCCTATCAGGAAGAGCTGGCGCAGGCGCGGCAAATGGCGACCAGTGCCGACGAACTCAATGCCATCATCCAATCCCTGCTTCAGGATCAGCTACAGTTCACCCAGCAGGATATTCGCGCTTCCGAGATCCAGATGGGCGTTACCGCGCTGATTACCCTCATCCTCGGGTTACTGATCTCCTGGTTTATCTCACGCCAAATCACCACCCCGCTGAATACCACGCTGGATATGGCCGAACGCATCGCAACCGGCGATCTGACCATGACAGTCGAAACCACCCGCCGCGATGAGCTGGGGCAGCTTATCCGGGCGATGGCGAAAATGAATGCCAATCTGCATAACATGATCGACGAGATCCGCGTCGGCGTCAGTCAGATCTTCACCGCCGCGGGGGAGATCGTCGCCGGCAACACCGACCTCTCCTCGCGCACCGAGCAGCAGGCGGCCGCCGTTGAACAGACCGCCGCCAGCATGGAGCAGCTAACAGCAACGGTCAAACAGAACGCCGACAATGCCCACCACGCCAACACCCTGGTGATCGGCGCGTCCCAGACCGCGAAGCAAGGCGGCGAGCAGGTGAACAACGTGGTGAAAACCATGAATGATATTGAACACAGCTCCAGGCGTATCGCCGAGATCACCTCGGTGATTAACGGCATCGCCTTCCAGACCAATATTCTGGCGCTGAACGCCGCAGTTGAAGCCGCCCGCGCCGGCGAGCAAGGCCGGGGTTTCGCCGTGGTGGCCGGCGAAGTGCGCAATCTGGCGCAGCGCAGTTCGCAGGCGGCCAAAGAGATTGAGGGACTGATCGCCGAGACGGTCAGCCAGATCGGACACGGCGCCACGCTGGTCGGTAATGCGGGTAAAACCATTCATGATGTCGTCACGTCCGTGACGCAGGTGCATGACATTATGGGCGAGATAGCCACGGCTTCCGATGAACAGAGCCGGGGAATTACCCAGATCAGTCAGGCGATTGTGGAAATGGACAGCACCACCCAGCAGAACGCCGCGCTGGTGCAACAATCCTCCGCGGCGGCCGACTCGTTAGAAGAGCAGGCGACGCTGCTCAAACAGGCCGTTTCCGTATTTCGTCTGGCGACCTCACAGGACGATACAACGCCGGCCGGCATCGCATTTTCCCGTTCATCGCCCCAGTTGGGCTATAAAAAGTAA
- the sodA gene encoding superoxide dismutase [Mn], protein MSYSLPSLPYAYDALEPHFDKQTMEIHHTKHHQTYVNNANAALESLPEFAELSAEELLTKLDKVPAEKKTVLRNNVGGHANHSLFWKGLKLGTTLAGDLKAAIERDFGSIDTFKEKFEQAAATRFGSGWAWLVLKDDGKLAVVSTANQDSPLSGEAISGASGYPILGLDVWEHAYYLKYQNRRPDYIKAFWNVVNWDEAAKRFAEAKK, encoded by the coding sequence ATGAGTTATTCACTGCCATCCCTGCCTTATGCTTATGACGCACTGGAACCCCATTTCGACAAGCAAACGATGGAAATCCATCACACCAAACACCACCAGACCTACGTCAATAATGCTAACGCGGCGCTGGAATCCCTGCCTGAATTCGCCGAGCTGTCCGCAGAAGAACTGCTCACCAAGCTGGACAAAGTGCCGGCAGAGAAAAAAACCGTTTTACGTAACAACGTCGGCGGTCACGCCAACCACAGCCTGTTCTGGAAAGGCCTGAAGCTGGGCACCACGCTGGCCGGCGATCTGAAAGCCGCCATCGAGCGTGATTTCGGCAGCATCGATACTTTCAAAGAAAAATTCGAACAGGCCGCGGCAACCCGCTTTGGTTCCGGCTGGGCCTGGCTGGTGCTGAAAGATGACGGCAAACTGGCGGTGGTATCCACGGCCAATCAGGATAGCCCGCTGTCGGGCGAAGCTATTTCCGGCGCATCCGGCTACCCCATCCTGGGTCTGGACGTATGGGAACATGCCTATTATCTGAAATATCAGAACCGTCGCCCGGATTACATCAAAGCGTTCTGGAACGTCGTAAACTGGGACGAAGCGGCCAAACGTTTCGCAGAAGCGAAAAAATAA
- the fdhD gene encoding formate dehydrogenase accessory sulfurtransferase FdhD, producing the protein MQVFQVKSVIPQTVTPPTGACRRTVSHQGALTRPQADWLAEEVPVALVYNGISHVVMMASPKDLELFALGFSLSEGIIAAPQDIYGIDVQPICNGIEVQIELSSRRFAGLKNRRRAMDGRTGCGVCGVEQLAEIGKPVAPLPFTQTFSLSRLESALAQLQQVQPAGQLTGCTHAAAWVTPDGALRGGCEDVGRHVALDKLLGMRAKQPWRQGAVLVSSRASYEMVQKSAMCGVEILFAVSAATSLAVEVAERCNLTLVGFCRPGRATVYTHPQRLSE; encoded by the coding sequence TTGCAGGTATTTCAGGTGAAAAGCGTTATCCCACAAACGGTTACTCCCCCCACGGGGGCCTGTCGGCGTACCGTCAGCCATCAGGGCGCGCTGACGCGGCCGCAGGCCGACTGGCTGGCGGAAGAAGTGCCCGTGGCGCTGGTCTACAACGGTATTTCACATGTGGTGATGATGGCGTCGCCGAAAGACCTGGAGCTATTTGCGCTGGGGTTTTCGCTGTCGGAAGGCATCATCGCCGCGCCGCAGGATATTTACGGTATCGATGTTCAGCCGATATGCAACGGCATTGAGGTACAAATCGAACTTTCCAGCCGTCGCTTCGCCGGTTTAAAAAACCGCAGACGGGCGATGGATGGCCGCACCGGGTGCGGCGTCTGCGGGGTGGAGCAGTTGGCGGAGATCGGCAAACCGGTTGCGCCCCTGCCATTTACCCAAACCTTCTCGCTCAGCCGCCTTGAATCGGCGCTGGCGCAGTTGCAGCAGGTACAGCCGGCGGGCCAGTTAACCGGCTGCACCCATGCCGCGGCCTGGGTTACGCCGGACGGCGCGCTGCGCGGCGGCTGTGAAGATGTCGGCCGCCATGTGGCGCTGGACAAGCTGCTCGGCATGCGGGCAAAACAGCCGTGGCGGCAGGGCGCCGTGCTGGTTTCCAGCCGCGCCAGCTACGAGATGGTGCAAAAATCCGCCATGTGCGGCGTGGAGATCCTGTTCGCGGTTTCCGCCGCCACCTCGCTGGCCGTCGAGGTGGCCGAGCGCTGCAACCTGACGCTGGTGGGGTTCTGTCGTCCGGGGCGCGCCACCGTCTATACCCATCCGCAGCGTCTGAGCGAGTAG